CCCTTACCTCAACGGTTCTGCAAGACTACGTCAAAAGATCTACGAACGCCAGTTCTTCAACAATGCTCGAACTTCTCACTCCCAGGGAAAAAGAAATACTCCTTTTGCTGGCTCAAGGGTTCGCTACAAAAGAAATTGCCTCTCAACTCTCAATCAGTCGCAAAACTGTGGAAACTCATAAGGCCAGAACGATGGAAAAACTTGGTCTTTATTCAGTAGCAGAATTAGCCCGTTTCGCGGAACGGGAAGGACTGCTTGCAGCGTCATCTTCAAGCCTAAATAGTCGAAAGCCCCTACAAAAATAGGACTTTTTGCCTTCTAGATTGACCAAAAACCTGACGTTTCCGTAGGGTTTTTGGTTCATTTGCTCCCTATTTTTCTTATTGTCTTTTTATATTAAGAAACTATGCTTTTATGGAAGGCTTACTATCTGCCTTTTTACACTATAACGTGCACAGAGGAGGGATGGTTCGTGAACCTTATCCATTTTATCGATCCGGAGTTGGCCGCAGCCATTGAAGGGGAGAAGGAACGTCAAAATATGACGATTGAGCTTATTGCTTCTGAAAACTTTGTTCCGGAAGTAATACTTGAAGCTCAGGGATCGTTGCTCACCAATAAGTATGCGGAGGGCTACCCCGGAAAACGCTATCATGGCGGGTGTGAGTTCATTGATGTAGTAGAAAGTCTTGCTATAGAACGGGCAAAAAAATTATTTGGAGCAGATCACGCCAATGTTCAGCCTCATTCAGGCGTCAACGCCAATCTCGCTGTTTTCATGGCCATGCTGGAACCGGGAGACACCATTCTTGGCATGGATCTCAAACATGGCGGACATCTTTCTCACGGTACCACTGTGAATATTTCCGGGAAATTTTTCAATTCTTACCAATATGGAATTAGCAAAACCACCGGACAAATCGACTACGACCAGGTTGAGAAACTCGCCAAAGAGGTTCGCCCCAAACTTATTATTGCCGGAGGCAGCGCCTATTCCCGCTTTATAGATTTTGAACGATTTTCCCAAATAGCCCAAGAAGTTGGAGCTTATTTCATGGTCGATATGGCCCATATTGCGGGGCTTGTAGCAGCAAACATGCATCCTAGCCCAGTTCCCTATGCCGACTTTGTTACCTTTACAACCACTAAAACACTCAGGGGCGCTCGGGGTGGCAATATTCTATGCCGCTCAGAGTATGCCCATAAAATAGACAAGGCTATTTTCCCCGGCATTCAGGGAGGTCCGATCCCTCAGATTATGGCAGCCAAAGCCCTCACCTTCAAACTGGCCATGACAGACGAATTCAAAGCATACGCCTCTCAGGTCGTGAAAAATGCTAAGGTCATGGCTCACGTCCTTCAGGAGAATGGATATGACATCGTTTCAAAGGGAACGGATAACCACCTTATGCTTGTCGATCTCAGAAGCAAAAATATGACGGGGTGTGACGCAGAAAAAAAACTGGAAGAAGTGGGGATTACCGTCAATATGAACCTCATTCCCTTTGATCCCCAAAAAGCCACTGTTACAAGTGGAATCCGTATAGGCCTTGCCGGCGTGACCAGCCGCGGCTTCGATGAAAAAGATACGGAAAAAGTGGCAAGGCTTGTTGTTCGAGTTCTCGAAAATAATGATGGAGCTTCTCTCTCTTCATTCAAAGAAGAGGTGCACTCAATTTGTATAGAACACCCTATTTAT
This region of Aminobacterium colombiense DSM 12261 genomic DNA includes:
- the glyA gene encoding serine hydroxymethyltransferase, which produces MNLIHFIDPELAAAIEGEKERQNMTIELIASENFVPEVILEAQGSLLTNKYAEGYPGKRYHGGCEFIDVVESLAIERAKKLFGADHANVQPHSGVNANLAVFMAMLEPGDTILGMDLKHGGHLSHGTTVNISGKFFNSYQYGISKTTGQIDYDQVEKLAKEVRPKLIIAGGSAYSRFIDFERFSQIAQEVGAYFMVDMAHIAGLVAANMHPSPVPYADFVTFTTTKTLRGARGGNILCRSEYAHKIDKAIFPGIQGGPIPQIMAAKALTFKLAMTDEFKAYASQVVKNAKVMAHVLQENGYDIVSKGTDNHLMLVDLRSKNMTGCDAEKKLEEVGITVNMNLIPFDPQKATVTSGIRIGLAGVTSRGFDEKDTEKVARLVVRVLENNDGASLSSFKEEVHSICIEHPIYMSKTELALRYQSKK